Genomic DNA from Pseudomonadota bacterium:
ATGATCTGCTGCTCACCAAACCGGACTTTTGACCAGGGCTTAATGGCAAATCCCTTGTCTTCGGCGATTTCACCTCCGACGAAGTAAGACAAAGCGCCGCCAAAGGTCTCTCGGAACTGCACGTCTGCCGCAAGTGTCGGCTTGAACAGCACCTCTGACTGGCCGTACGCATAGAGGTCCTTAATGTGTTGACTGGCGCGCGAGGCGTAGTCACCTTTCGCTTGATACACATCTCCAATGGCGACAATGCCATCGCCCCACGCTTTTTGCGCGGCCAACACGTCCGCTTTGGTGATGGACTGCATCGCCGCTTTCGTGGTGTTTGAAGTGTCCAGATTAGAGCAACCCGCTACGGTGAGGCCAGTCAGGCTTGCTAATACCGCAGTGATTATGCCGGTTCGTAATCGACTAACTCTTGAGTACGTGAAGTGCTGGATCATGTTCGACTCCCTCTCGGTTTTATTAAATGGCAAATTAAAATTTAGATGGTCGCGGGCGCGTC
This window encodes:
- a CDS encoding phosphoribosyl-AMP cyclohydrolase, with amino-acid sequence MIQHFTYSRVSRLRTGIITAVLASLTGLTVAGCSNLDTSNTTKAAMQSITKADVLAAQKAWGDGIVAIGDVYQAKGDYASRASQHIKDLYAYGQSEVLFKPTLAADVQFRETFGGALSYFVGGEIAEDKGFAIKPWSKVRFGEQQIITDADSAVAMGNYYFTPVGSTEETKVEFTFGYMRDADGNLRINVHHSALPYSG